A region of Panicum virgatum strain AP13 chromosome 8N, P.virgatum_v5, whole genome shotgun sequence DNA encodes the following proteins:
- the LOC120684724 gene encoding WD repeat-containing protein 44-like: MQDPSRTMSQENDGEAAGVVVNSHGVQEQHDRGTTSGGRAGASAEEDGERGGGQEPFFQCLDDQEQPSGMVHLDDARAEFPSDDEDGGGDSDNVRCSFATAVGDGDRLLEEQAELDLDGEEEDTSRYDYGMWMSTEPASIQERRRRLLQGMGLASSRDLLRSRNARARLPPDIPRCAARRHHQQPPTAAGDAPPSATIHAPAVAAAAPPPPPPEIATRQPGAVLNRSRSDTRLAVRGGGAARKPPSLRRVYSMPHFLQAPPPANKAPRARPLPSAASKDAGIGKAGDTGGAGVTTKAQDCRTANAQINVAQRGVPLNLDEFERFIGSTPLVKQLMRRSQSQPVPTGAPAKGGEKPPEKKRTRWLRNIKLSASANAAVSPATGPERPKVHVHHCGKSSKELTGLYQRQEVRAHEGSIWSIKFSPDGRFLASGGEDHVVRVWEVVDADGGASAAVAQELSPASQPPQPPPPASADAGRPAAPGLAAQLSRRMRRGRSTKDALPEHIVVPESVFALAEQPACAFEGHQDDVLDLSWSKSQQLLSSSMDKTVRLWDMDTKTCLKMFPHNDYVTCVQFNPVDDGYFISGSLDSKVRIWSVPGRHVVDWSDLNDMVTAGCYTPDGQAAIIGSHKGCCRFYKTTDCKLNQEAQIDMSISKKRRSQAKKITGFQFAPGNPSEILVTSADSQIRVFNGITVLQKFKGFKNTSSQITASYTADGRYVVCASEDSHVYVWRRVPGGGAGAVGGGAGGGIGVRAKTWLTSRSYEYFFCRDVSVAVPWPGSPSLRCDAASRGGGARSDTPRKQDAGDGGAAPRRPKSGPMGYPGAHLLPQLSRRESSSARWHGGAEGGNAWGMVVVTASRGGEIRVYQNFGMPVANLFH, from the exons ATGCAAGATCCGTCACGAACCATGAGCCAAGAGAACGACGGGGAGGCTGCCGGCGTCGTCGTCAACAGCCATGGTGTCCAGGAACAGCACGACCGTGGCACAACCAGTGGCGGCAGGGCCGGTGCCAGTGCGGAGGAAGACGGAGAGCGTGGTGGTGGCCAGGAGCCTTTCTTCCAGTGCCTTGATGACCAGGAGCAGCCCTCCGGCATGGTGCATCTGGACGACGCCAGGGCCGAGTTCCCCTCCGACGacgaggatggcggcggcgacagtGACAACGTCCGTTGCTCCTTCGCCACCGCTGTCGGTGACGGTGACCGTCTCCTCGAGGAGCAGGCTGAGCTGGACCtggacggggaggaggaggacacgtCCAGATATGACTACGGCATGTGGATGTCGACCGAGCCCGCGTCCAtccaggagcgccgccgccggctgctccaGGGGATGGGGCTCGCCAGCAGCAGGGACCTCCTCCGCAGCCGCAACGCCAGGGCGAGGCTTCCGCCTGACATCCCCCGCTGCGCGGCTCGGCGGCACCACCAGCAGCCTCCCACCGCCGCAGGCGACGCGCCGCCGAGCGCGACGATCCATGCGCCAgccgtggcggccgcggcgccgcctcctcctcctcccgagaTCGCGACGCGCCAGCCCGGCGCCGTCCTGAACCGGTCCCGGTCCGACACCCGCCTcgccgtccgcggcggcggcgccgccaggaAGCCGCCGTCGCTCCGGCGGGTGTACTCGATGCCGCACTTCCTGCAGGCCCCGCCGCCTGCGAACAAGGCTCCCCGCGCGCGTCCGCTGCCGTCGGCGGCGTCGAAGGACGCTGGGATCGGCAAGGCCGGCGacacgggcggcgccggcgtcacGACCAAGGCCCAGGACTGCCGCACGGCGAACGCCCAGATCAACGTCGCCCAGCGCGGCGTGCCGCTGAACTTGGACGAGTTCGAGCGGTTCATCGGCTCCACGCCGCTCGTGAAGCAGCTCATGCGCCGCAGCCAGAGCCAGCCGGTGCCGACCGGCGCGCCGGCCAAGGGCGGCGAGAAGCCGCCCGAGAAGAAGAGAACGCGCTGGCTCAGGAACATCAAGCTC TCGGCGTCGGCCAACGCCGCCGTGTCGCCGGCCACGGGGCCCGAGCGGCCCAAGGTGCACGTGCACCACTGCGGCAAGTCCAGCAAGGAGCTCACCGGGCTGTACCAGCGGCAGGAGGTGCGCGCGCACGAGGGCTCCATCTGGAGCATCAAGTTTAGCCCCGACGGCCGGTTCCtcgccagcggcggcgaggaccaCGTGGTGCGCGTCTGGGAGGTCGTggacgcggacggcggcgcgtccgccgccgtggcgcaggAGCTCTCGCCGGCGTCCCAgcctccgcagccgccgccgcctgcctccgCGGACGCCGGCAGGCCAGCGGCGCCGGGGCTGGCGGCGCAGCTGtccaggaggatgaggagggggaggagcaccAAAGACGCGCTCCCGGAGCACATCGTCGTGCCGGAGTCCGTGTTCGCGCTCGCCGAGCAGCCGGCGTGCGCCTTCGAGGGCCACCAGGACGACGTGCTCGACCTCTCGTGGTCCAAGTCCCAG CAGCTGCTGTCGTCGTCCATGGACAAGACGGTGCGGCTCTGGGACATGGACACCAAGACGTGCCTGAAGATGTTCCCGCACAATGACTACG TTACCTGCGTCCAGTTCAACCCGGTGGACGACGGCTACTTCATCAGCGGCTCGCTGGACAGCAAGGTGCGCATCTGGAGCGTGCCGGGCCGTCATGTCGTCGACTGGAGCGACCTCAACGACATGGTCACCGCGGGGTGCTACACGCCGGACGGCCAG GCTGCGATCATCGGGTCCCACAAGGGTTGCTGCCGATTCTACAAGACAACAG ATTGCAAGCTCAACCAGGAGGCACAAATCGACATGAGCATATCGAAGAAGCGGCGGTCGCAGGCGAAGAAGATCACCGGATTCCAG TTTGCGCCGGGGAACCCGTCGGAGATACTGGTCACGTCGGCGGACTCGCAGATCCGGGTGTTCAACGGCATCACCGTCCTCCAGAAGTTCAAAG GGTTCAAGAACACCAGCAGCCAGATCACCGCGTCCTACACCGCCGACGGCCGCTACGTCGTCTGCGCCAGCGAGGACTCGCACGTCTACGTGTGGCGCCGGGTtcccggcggtggcgccggcgccgtcggcggcggcgcggggggcggCATCGGCGTCCGGGCCAAGACCTGGCTCACCAGCCGCTCCTACGAGTACTTCTTCTGCCGGGACGTGTCCGTGGCCGTGCCGTGGCCCGGGTCGCCGTCCCTGCGGTGCGACGCGGCgtcccggggcggcggcgccaggagcGACACGCCCAGGAAgcaggacgccggcgacggcggcgccgcgccgcggcggcccaaGTCCGGGCCGATGGGGTACCCCGGCGcgcaccttctgcctcagctgtCTCGGCGCGAGTCGTCGTCCGCGCggtggcacggcggcgcggagggcggcaACGCGTGGGGGATGGTGGTGGTGACGGCGAGCCGCGGCGGGGAGATCAGGGTGTACCAGAACTTCGGGATGCCTGTCGCCAACCTCTTCCACTAG